One genomic segment of Burkholderia pyrrocinia includes these proteins:
- a CDS encoding branched-chain amino acid ABC transporter substrate-binding protein has product MKFRHSLLSVSIASALALLSQQAARAADATDVKVGFAAPLTGVNAGYGKDLQNGVQLALDDAVAQKVQIAGKPAHFDLVVQDDQADPRIGVQAAQALVDQNVSVVVGHFNSGTTIPASVVYDKSGIPVIDPAATNPTLTSRGLANMFMVIATDGQNAGNAGKYAVDVTKAKRIAIIDDRTAFGQGEADEFEKAVKAAGGTIIGREFTSNQAVDFRAQITSLKGKNPDLIFFGGLDSLAANFIKQMRQLGLNAQFVGGGGVKDNEFIKIAGPAAEGAMAWEYGRPLDELPQGKDFEQRFKKRYGVDVLSYAQFGYDAAWAAIKAMQAAGSTDPKVYRPALKKIDFEGVTGRISFANDGSLKSGMSTLYQVKSGAWKTIVTKGG; this is encoded by the coding sequence ATGAAATTCCGTCATTCCCTGCTGTCAGTGTCGATTGCATCCGCGCTTGCCCTCCTCTCGCAACAGGCCGCCCGGGCTGCCGACGCAACCGACGTGAAGGTCGGCTTCGCCGCGCCGCTCACGGGCGTGAATGCCGGCTACGGCAAGGATCTGCAGAACGGCGTGCAGCTCGCGCTCGACGACGCCGTCGCACAGAAGGTGCAGATCGCCGGCAAGCCTGCGCATTTCGATCTCGTCGTGCAGGACGACCAGGCCGACCCGCGCATCGGCGTGCAGGCCGCGCAGGCGCTCGTCGACCAGAACGTGTCGGTCGTGGTCGGCCACTTCAACTCGGGGACGACGATTCCGGCATCGGTCGTCTACGACAAGTCCGGCATCCCGGTGATCGATCCGGCCGCGACCAACCCGACGCTCACGTCGCGCGGGCTCGCGAACATGTTCATGGTGATCGCGACCGACGGCCAGAACGCCGGCAACGCGGGCAAGTACGCGGTCGACGTGACGAAGGCGAAGCGCATCGCGATCATCGACGACCGCACTGCGTTCGGCCAGGGCGAGGCCGACGAGTTCGAGAAGGCCGTGAAGGCCGCCGGCGGCACGATCATCGGCCGCGAGTTCACCAGCAACCAGGCGGTCGACTTTCGCGCGCAGATCACGAGCCTGAAGGGCAAGAACCCCGACCTGATCTTCTTCGGCGGCCTCGATTCGCTCGCCGCGAACTTCATCAAGCAGATGCGCCAGCTCGGGCTGAACGCGCAGTTCGTCGGCGGCGGCGGCGTGAAGGACAACGAGTTCATCAAGATCGCGGGCCCGGCCGCCGAAGGCGCGATGGCGTGGGAATACGGCCGGCCGCTCGACGAGTTGCCGCAAGGGAAGGATTTCGAACAGCGCTTCAAGAAGCGCTACGGTGTCGACGTGCTGTCGTACGCGCAGTTCGGCTACGACGCGGCCTGGGCGGCGATCAAGGCGATGCAGGCGGCCGGCTCGACCGACCCGAAGGTCTATCGCCCGGCGCTCAAGAAGATCGACTTCGAAGGCGTCACCGGCCGCATCTCGTTCGCGAACGACGGCTCGCTGAAGAGCGGGATGTCGACGCTGTACCAGGTGAAGAGCGGCGCGTGGAAGACGATCGTGACGAAGGGAGGCTGA
- the pdxY gene encoding pyridoxal kinase PdxY, translating into MKNVLSIQSHVIYGHAGNSAAVFPMQRLGVNVWPLNTVQLSNHMQYGHWAGSAIDAAKMEQLVDGIAAIGALKRCDAVLSGFLGSPPQARAAVEIVRTVKAMNPGAWYFCDPAMGQTGGIRPEPGVEEFIVQEMPALADGMSPNHTELQKLVGRRIETVAEAVDACRALIRRGPQIILVKHLHDRNSPADRFNMLAVTETEAWIGQRPLYAFPRHPVGVGDLTSAVFVARRLRGDSVRAAFEHTLAAVHAVVKATYDARRYELELVAAQDEIARPSEWFGAWVTDA; encoded by the coding sequence ATGAAAAACGTCCTCAGCATTCAGTCGCACGTCATCTACGGCCATGCCGGCAACAGTGCGGCCGTATTCCCGATGCAGCGCCTCGGCGTCAACGTCTGGCCGCTCAATACCGTCCAGCTGTCGAATCACATGCAGTACGGCCACTGGGCCGGTAGCGCGATCGATGCCGCGAAGATGGAGCAGCTCGTCGACGGGATCGCCGCGATCGGCGCGCTCAAGCGCTGCGACGCCGTGCTGTCCGGCTTCCTCGGGTCGCCGCCGCAGGCGCGCGCGGCAGTCGAGATCGTGCGCACGGTGAAGGCGATGAATCCCGGCGCGTGGTACTTCTGCGATCCGGCGATGGGCCAGACGGGCGGTATCCGGCCGGAGCCCGGCGTCGAGGAATTCATCGTCCAGGAGATGCCCGCGCTCGCGGACGGCATGTCGCCGAACCACACCGAACTGCAGAAACTCGTCGGGCGGCGCATCGAAACCGTCGCCGAAGCCGTCGACGCGTGCCGCGCGCTGATCCGCCGCGGCCCGCAGATCATCCTCGTCAAGCACCTGCACGACCGCAACAGCCCGGCCGACCGCTTCAACATGCTCGCCGTCACCGAAACCGAAGCGTGGATCGGCCAGCGCCCGCTGTATGCGTTTCCGCGCCATCCGGTCGGCGTCGGCGACCTGACCAGCGCGGTCTTCGTCGCGCGCCGGCTGCGCGGCGACTCCGTGCGCGCCGCGTTCGAGCACACGCTCGCGGCCGTGCACGCGGTCGTGAAGGCCACCTACGATGCGCGCCGCTACGAGCTCGAACTCGTCGCCGCGCAGGACGAGATCGCACGCCCGAGCGAATGGTTCGGCGCGTGGGTGACGGACGCCTGA
- a CDS encoding DUF2214 family protein, whose protein sequence is MIVRWLLAAVHLSAFAVAFAAIAGRNRALRRLVASTQAADLPGVFKADAAWGLSALVLIVTGLMRAFGGFEKGSAYYLHEPLFHLKMTALVLILLLEVVPMLGLIRWRVAARQQQMPDIGRARTYVRIGHWQAVLLVVIVFAASGMARGIGAAG, encoded by the coding sequence ATGATCGTCCGTTGGTTGCTGGCTGCCGTTCACCTGAGTGCGTTCGCTGTCGCGTTTGCCGCGATCGCGGGACGCAACCGCGCGTTGCGCCGGCTCGTCGCGTCGACGCAGGCTGCCGACTTGCCCGGCGTATTCAAGGCCGATGCGGCCTGGGGGCTGTCGGCGCTCGTGCTGATCGTAACAGGGCTGATGCGCGCATTCGGCGGGTTCGAGAAAGGTTCCGCGTACTACCTGCACGAACCGCTCTTTCATCTGAAGATGACCGCGCTCGTACTGATCCTGCTGCTCGAGGTCGTGCCGATGCTCGGGCTGATCCGCTGGCGTGTCGCCGCGCGGCAGCAGCAGATGCCCGATATCGGCCGGGCGCGCACCTATGTGCGGATCGGCCATTGGCAGGCCGTGCTGCTGGTCGTCATCGTGTTCGCCGCATCGGGGATGGCGCGGGGGATTGGGGCGGCCGGCTAG
- a CDS encoding LLM class flavin-dependent oxidoreductase, whose translation MTPFSVLDLAPIPAGADASQAFRNTVDLAQHAERWGYQRYWLAEHHNMPGIASAATAVVIGHVAGATQTIRVGSGGIMLPNHAPLVIAEQFGTLASLYPGRIDLGLGRAPGTDQTTSRALRRDLIGSADSFPDDVAELMRYFAEPVPGQRVRAVPGAGLDVPVWLLGSSLFSAQLAAMLGLPFAFASHFAPDYLMRALEIYRAQYRPSAAWPKPHAMVGVNVFAADTDDEARRLFTSLQQQFINLRRGTPGKLPPPVDALEANELELANVAHSLSFAAVGSRDTVRDKLRDRIAQTGADELIITAQIYDHAARLHSFELTAQIRDELANEAR comes from the coding sequence ATGACTCCGTTTTCCGTACTCGATCTCGCCCCCATTCCGGCCGGCGCCGACGCCTCGCAGGCTTTCCGCAACACCGTCGATCTCGCGCAGCACGCGGAACGCTGGGGCTACCAACGCTACTGGCTCGCCGAGCATCACAACATGCCCGGCATCGCGAGCGCGGCGACCGCCGTCGTGATCGGCCATGTCGCGGGCGCCACGCAGACGATCCGCGTCGGCTCGGGCGGCATCATGCTGCCGAACCATGCGCCGCTCGTGATCGCCGAGCAGTTCGGCACACTCGCGTCGCTGTATCCGGGGCGCATCGACCTCGGCCTCGGCCGCGCGCCAGGCACCGACCAGACGACGTCGCGCGCGCTGCGCCGCGACCTGATCGGCAGCGCCGACTCGTTTCCGGACGACGTCGCCGAGCTGATGCGCTACTTCGCGGAGCCGGTGCCCGGCCAGCGCGTGCGCGCGGTGCCCGGCGCGGGGCTCGACGTGCCCGTGTGGCTGCTCGGTTCGAGTTTGTTCAGCGCGCAGCTCGCCGCGATGCTCGGGCTGCCGTTCGCGTTCGCGTCGCACTTCGCGCCGGACTACCTGATGCGCGCGCTCGAGATCTACCGCGCGCAGTACCGGCCGTCAGCTGCATGGCCGAAGCCGCACGCGATGGTCGGCGTCAACGTGTTCGCGGCCGACACCGACGACGAAGCGCGGCGCCTGTTCACGTCGCTGCAGCAGCAGTTCATCAACCTGCGGCGCGGCACGCCGGGCAAGCTGCCGCCGCCCGTCGACGCGCTCGAGGCGAACGAGCTCGAACTCGCGAACGTCGCGCATTCGCTGTCGTTCGCGGCGGTCGGCTCGCGCGACACGGTGCGCGACAAGCTGCGCGACCGCATCGCGCAGACGGGGGCGGACGAATTGATCATCACCGCGCAAATCTACGATCATGCCGCGCGGCTGCACTCGTTCGAACTGACCGCGCAGATCCGCGACGAACTCGCGAACGAAGCGCGCTGA
- a CDS encoding FadR/GntR family transcriptional regulator: MSVPTFPAAPRRRARSLAQDVVDALTAQIENGTLRPGDKLPTETEVMAAQGVSRTVVREAISRMQASGLVETRHGIGSFVLEPSRRQTLGIDPATITTLRDVLAVLELRISLESECASLAAQRANDTDLAALRRALDAIATGAGGGRDTAQLDYQFHLQIAQSTGNRYFVDIMTQLGTSIIPRTRVNSARFAGDDLERYVGRLNHEHEDIYEAIARHDPEAARAAMRTHLTNSRERLRRAHEAAEAERDTQAS, from the coding sequence ATGTCCGTGCCTACGTTTCCCGCAGCGCCGCGCCGTCGCGCACGCAGCCTCGCACAAGATGTCGTCGACGCGCTGACCGCGCAGATCGAAAACGGCACGCTGCGTCCCGGCGACAAGCTGCCGACCGAAACCGAAGTCATGGCGGCGCAAGGCGTGAGCCGCACGGTCGTGCGCGAGGCGATCTCGCGGATGCAGGCGAGCGGCCTCGTCGAGACGCGCCACGGCATCGGCAGCTTCGTGCTGGAGCCGTCGCGCCGCCAGACGCTCGGCATCGATCCCGCGACGATCACGACGCTGCGCGACGTGCTCGCGGTGCTCGAACTGCGCATCAGCCTCGAGAGCGAGTGCGCGAGCCTCGCCGCGCAGCGCGCGAACGATACCGACCTCGCCGCGCTGCGGCGCGCGCTCGACGCGATCGCGACGGGGGCGGGCGGCGGGCGCGACACGGCGCAGCTCGACTACCAGTTCCACCTGCAGATCGCGCAGTCCACCGGCAACCGCTATTTCGTCGACATCATGACGCAACTCGGCACGTCGATCATCCCGCGCACGCGCGTGAATTCGGCGCGCTTTGCCGGCGACGACCTCGAGCGCTACGTCGGCCGGCTGAACCACGAGCACGAGGATATCTACGAGGCGATCGCGCGCCACGACCCGGAGGCCGCCCGCGCCGCGATGCGCACGCACCTCACCAACAGCCGCGAACGGCTGCGCCGCGCGCACGAGGCGGCCGAGGCCGAGCGCGACACGCAGGCCAGTTGA
- a CDS encoding phosphocholine-specific phospholipase C — protein sequence MTRSNRRDFLRVAAGTAGAAALNLFPPVIRDALAIPANRRTGTIRDIEHIVILMQENRSFDHYFGTMRGVRGFGDPRALRLANGKSVFHQPVGPAELLPFHPGADKLGLQFLQDLPHGWQDMHAAWNKGRYDQWVPNKGTTTMAYLKRDDIPFHYQLADAFTICDAYHCAIPSSTDPNRYYMWTGYVGNDGTGGGPVLGNEEKGYGWTTYPEVLEQAGVSWKIYQDVGTGLDANGSWGWTQNPYIGNYGDNALLYFNQYRTALPGTPLYDKARTGTNISAGGTLFDVLQQDVKNGTLPQVSWICAPEAYSEHPNWPANYGAWYIEQVLQALVSNPDVWSKTALFITYDENDGFFDHVPPPFAPQSRDNGLSTVATTNEVFAGDASHMAGPYGLGPRVPMLVVSPWTKGGWVCSQTFDHTSLLQFIEARFGAQYPVTAANVSPWRRTVCGNLTSAFDFSTPDASWPQLPDTTGYAPPDRNRHPDYIPVPPVVQHLPKQEHGLRPARALPYELFVHGRIDNASGQFRLTFANTGTAGAAFQVQARNRVDGPWTYTVDAGKRLTDTWSPAPSLGLYDLDVYGPNGFYCHFRSPAASAVGPASVNPEVIYGYDVANGNITLRLMNRGHRTVRLTVTNAYGHGHAREFDLKPGTHVDDYWDLRGSHGWYDLTVSDGKPLGFQRRFAGHVETGRPSASDPLIRTTASHDDAQATSDALSD from the coding sequence ATGACCCGATCGAACCGTCGTGACTTCCTGCGCGTCGCCGCCGGCACCGCCGGCGCCGCCGCGCTGAACCTCTTTCCGCCCGTGATCCGCGATGCGCTTGCGATTCCCGCGAACCGCCGCACCGGCACGATCCGCGACATCGAACACATCGTGATCCTGATGCAGGAGAACCGCTCGTTCGACCATTACTTCGGCACGATGCGCGGTGTCCGCGGCTTCGGCGACCCGCGCGCGCTGCGTCTCGCGAACGGCAAGTCGGTGTTCCACCAGCCGGTCGGCCCGGCCGAGCTGCTGCCGTTCCACCCGGGTGCGGACAAGCTCGGCCTGCAGTTCCTGCAGGACCTGCCGCACGGCTGGCAGGACATGCACGCCGCGTGGAACAAGGGCCGCTACGACCAGTGGGTGCCGAACAAGGGCACCACGACGATGGCGTACCTGAAGCGCGACGACATCCCGTTCCACTACCAGCTCGCCGACGCGTTCACGATCTGCGACGCGTACCACTGCGCGATCCCGAGCTCGACCGACCCGAACCGCTATTACATGTGGACGGGCTACGTCGGCAACGACGGCACGGGCGGCGGCCCGGTGCTCGGCAACGAGGAAAAGGGCTACGGCTGGACCACCTATCCGGAAGTGCTCGAACAGGCCGGCGTGTCGTGGAAGATCTACCAGGATGTCGGCACGGGGCTCGACGCAAACGGCTCGTGGGGCTGGACGCAAAACCCGTACATCGGCAACTACGGCGACAACGCGCTGCTCTACTTCAACCAGTACCGCACCGCGCTGCCCGGCACGCCGCTGTACGACAAGGCGCGCACCGGCACCAACATCAGCGCGGGCGGCACGCTGTTCGACGTGCTGCAGCAGGACGTGAAGAACGGCACGCTGCCGCAGGTGTCGTGGATCTGCGCGCCGGAAGCGTATTCCGAGCACCCGAACTGGCCCGCGAACTACGGCGCGTGGTACATCGAGCAGGTGCTGCAGGCACTCGTGTCGAATCCCGACGTGTGGAGCAAGACCGCGCTGTTCATCACGTACGACGAGAACGACGGCTTCTTCGACCACGTGCCGCCGCCGTTCGCGCCTCAGTCGCGCGACAACGGGCTGTCGACGGTCGCGACGACCAACGAGGTGTTCGCCGGCGACGCGTCGCACATGGCCGGCCCGTACGGGCTCGGGCCGCGCGTGCCGATGCTCGTGGTGTCGCCGTGGACGAAGGGCGGCTGGGTCTGCTCGCAGACCTTCGATCACACGTCGCTGCTGCAATTCATCGAGGCGCGGTTCGGCGCGCAGTATCCGGTCACGGCGGCGAACGTGTCGCCGTGGCGCCGCACGGTGTGCGGCAACCTGACGTCCGCGTTCGACTTCTCGACACCCGACGCAAGCTGGCCGCAGCTCCCGGACACGACCGGCTACGCGCCGCCCGACCGCAATCGTCACCCCGACTACATCCCGGTGCCGCCGGTCGTCCAGCATCTGCCGAAGCAGGAGCACGGCCTGCGTCCGGCGCGCGCGCTGCCGTACGAACTGTTCGTGCACGGGCGGATCGACAACGCGAGCGGCCAGTTCCGGCTGACCTTCGCGAACACCGGCACCGCGGGCGCGGCGTTCCAGGTCCAGGCGCGCAACCGCGTCGACGGCCCGTGGACCTACACGGTCGACGCCGGCAAGCGGCTCACCGACACGTGGAGCCCCGCGCCGTCGCTCGGCCTGTACGACCTCGACGTGTACGGCCCGAACGGCTTCTACTGCCACTTCCGCAGCCCTGCCGCGTCGGCGGTCGGCCCCGCGAGCGTCAACCCCGAGGTGATCTACGGCTACGACGTCGCGAACGGCAACATCACGCTGCGCCTGATGAACCGCGGCCACCGCACGGTACGGCTCACGGTGACGAACGCGTACGGCCACGGCCACGCGCGCGAGTTCGATCTCAAGCCCGGTACGCACGTCGACGACTACTGGGACCTGCGCGGCAGCCACGGCTGGTACGACCTGACCGTCAGCGACGGCAAGCCGCTCGGCTTCCAGCGTCGCTTTGCCGGCCACGTCGAGACGGGCCGCCCGAGCGCCAGCGATCCGCTGATCCGCACGACCGCGTCGCACGACGACGCGCAAGCCACATCGGACGCCCTGTCCGACTGA
- the gudD gene encoding glucarate dehydratase encodes MNAVTASPSHDTPRIVDLQAIPVAGHDSMLLNLSGAHGPFFTRNLVILKDSAGRTGVGEVPGGESIRRTLDDARALVVGQPVGNYHAVLNEVRRTFADRDASGRGLQTFDLRTTIHAVTALEAALLDLLGQHLGVPVAALLGEGQQRERVEMLGYLFYVGDRTKTALPYRDGSGATDDWTRVRDEAALTPEAVVRLAEAAHARYGFNDFKLKGGVFEGASEIEAVTALAERFPDARVTLDPNGAWSLAEAVRLCRDQHHVLAYAEDPCGAENGYSGREVMAEFRRATGLPTATNMIATDWRQMGHAVQLQSVDIPLADPHFWTMQGSVRVAQMCRDWGLTWGSHSNNHFDVSLAMFTHVAAAAPGQVTAIDTHWIWQDGERLTREPLKIENGLVEVPKRPGLGIDIDMDAVALAHELYKQHGLGARDDAAAMQYLIPGWTFDNKRPCLVR; translated from the coding sequence ATGAACGCCGTCACAGCCTCGCCTTCCCACGACACGCCGCGCATCGTCGACCTGCAAGCGATTCCGGTCGCCGGCCACGACAGCATGCTGCTCAACCTGAGCGGCGCTCACGGCCCGTTCTTCACCCGCAACCTCGTGATCCTGAAGGACAGCGCGGGCCGGACCGGCGTCGGCGAAGTGCCGGGCGGCGAAAGCATCCGCCGCACGCTCGACGATGCGCGCGCGCTCGTCGTCGGCCAGCCGGTCGGCAATTACCACGCGGTGCTCAACGAAGTGCGGCGCACCTTCGCCGATCGCGACGCAAGCGGCCGCGGGCTGCAGACCTTCGACCTGCGCACGACGATCCACGCGGTTACCGCGCTCGAAGCCGCGCTGCTCGACCTGCTCGGGCAGCATCTCGGCGTGCCGGTCGCCGCGCTGCTCGGCGAGGGCCAGCAGCGCGAGCGCGTCGAAATGCTCGGCTACCTGTTCTACGTCGGCGATCGCACGAAGACCGCGCTGCCCTATCGCGACGGCAGCGGCGCGACCGACGACTGGACGCGCGTGCGTGACGAAGCCGCGCTGACGCCCGAGGCCGTCGTGCGACTCGCCGAGGCCGCGCATGCGCGCTACGGCTTCAACGACTTCAAGCTGAAAGGCGGCGTGTTCGAAGGCGCCAGCGAGATCGAGGCCGTGACGGCGCTCGCCGAGCGCTTCCCCGACGCGCGCGTGACACTCGACCCGAACGGCGCGTGGTCGCTCGCCGAGGCCGTGCGGCTGTGCCGCGACCAGCATCACGTGCTCGCTTATGCGGAAGATCCGTGCGGCGCGGAGAACGGTTACTCGGGCCGCGAGGTGATGGCCGAATTCCGCCGCGCGACGGGGCTGCCGACGGCGACCAACATGATTGCGACCGACTGGCGGCAGATGGGCCACGCGGTGCAGCTTCAGTCCGTCGACATCCCGCTCGCCGATCCGCACTTCTGGACGATGCAGGGTTCGGTGCGCGTCGCGCAGATGTGCCGCGACTGGGGCCTCACGTGGGGCTCGCATTCGAACAACCACTTCGACGTGTCGCTCGCGATGTTCACGCATGTCGCGGCCGCCGCGCCGGGCCAGGTCACCGCGATCGACACGCACTGGATCTGGCAGGACGGCGAGCGGCTGACGCGCGAGCCGCTGAAGATCGAGAACGGGCTGGTGGAAGTGCCGAAGCGGCCGGGGCTCGGCATCGACATCGACATGGATGCGGTCGCGCTCGCGCACGAGCTGTACAAGCAGCACGGGCTCGGCGCGCGCGACGACGCGGCGGCCATGCAGTATCTGATCCCGGGGTGGACGTTCGACAACAAGCGCCCCTGCCTCGTGCGCTGA
- a CDS encoding alpha/beta fold hydrolase, with the protein MLPICKMLSVARAALFGAGVAFACATSAAEAAPVPAGNDGPVYGPRLEGFAYPEPEHRYAFVSQRETLEMVYMDVQPVHPNGRTVVLLHGKNFCAGTWEDTIGVLSRAGYRVIAPDQIGFCKSSKPDRYQYSFQQLARNTHALLESIGVKSATIVGHSTGGMLAMRYALMYPKATDQLVLVNPIGLEDWKALGVPPLSVDYWYARELKTTAEGIRRYEQSTYYAGKWSSSYERWVQMLAGMYRGAGRDAVAWNSALIYDMILTQPVVYELGAIRVPTLLMIGDKDTTAIGKDVAPPDVHAKLGHYPELAKRTQAAIPGAQLVEFPALGHAPQIQDPDAFHKALLDGLAAAHPQ; encoded by the coding sequence ATGCTGCCGATTTGCAAGATGTTGTCCGTCGCGCGCGCCGCCCTGTTCGGCGCGGGCGTTGCCTTCGCGTGCGCGACTTCCGCCGCCGAAGCCGCCCCGGTGCCCGCCGGCAACGACGGGCCGGTGTACGGCCCGCGCCTGGAGGGCTTTGCGTACCCGGAACCCGAGCACCGCTACGCGTTCGTGTCGCAGCGCGAAACCCTCGAGATGGTGTACATGGACGTGCAGCCGGTGCACCCGAACGGCCGCACCGTCGTGCTGCTGCACGGGAAGAACTTCTGCGCGGGGACCTGGGAAGACACGATCGGCGTGCTGAGCCGCGCTGGCTATCGCGTGATCGCGCCGGACCAGATCGGCTTCTGCAAGTCGTCGAAACCCGATCGCTACCAGTACAGCTTCCAGCAGCTCGCGCGCAACACGCACGCGCTGCTCGAATCGATCGGCGTGAAATCGGCGACGATCGTCGGCCACTCGACGGGCGGGATGCTCGCGATGCGCTACGCGCTGATGTACCCGAAGGCGACCGACCAGCTCGTGCTCGTGAACCCGATCGGCCTCGAAGACTGGAAGGCGCTCGGCGTGCCGCCGCTGTCGGTCGACTACTGGTATGCGCGCGAGCTGAAGACGACGGCCGAAGGCATCCGCCGCTACGAGCAGAGCACGTACTACGCGGGCAAGTGGTCGTCGTCGTACGAGCGCTGGGTGCAGATGCTCGCCGGGATGTACCGCGGCGCCGGTCGCGACGCGGTCGCGTGGAACTCCGCGCTGATCTACGACATGATCCTCACGCAGCCGGTGGTCTACGAACTCGGCGCGATCCGCGTGCCGACGCTGCTCATGATCGGCGACAAGGACACGACCGCGATCGGCAAGGACGTCGCGCCGCCCGACGTGCACGCGAAGCTCGGCCACTATCCGGAACTCGCGAAGCGCACGCAGGCGGCGATTCCCGGCGCGCAGCTCGTCGAATTCCCGGCGCTCGGGCACGCGCCGCAGATCCAGGATCCGGACGCGTTCCACAAGGCGCTGCTCGACGGGCTGGCGGCCGCGCACCCGCAGTGA
- a CDS encoding glycosyltransferase family 4 protein: MRIAQIAPLHEAVPPKLYGGTERVVSYLTEALVEMGHDVTLFASGDSQTSAKLEACWPQALRLDPTIRDVMAPHMLLLEQVRRRAEEFDVLHCHIDYYPFSLFSRQPVPHLTTMHGRLDLPELQPIFNAFSDVPVVSISDNQRIPLQQANWLSTVYHGLPENLLTPIPNVKPSYLAFLGRISPEKRVDTAIRIAEQAGLPIKIAAKLDKADRAYYEEKIKPLFALPHVEYIGEISESEKTEFLGNAHALLFPIDWPEPFGLVMIEAMACGTPVIAFKRGSVPEVIDNGVSGFVVEDELSAVAALKRLDTLPREKVRAAFEARFSSKVMAQNYVKGYEELLRQKRRTVLREVNAG, from the coding sequence ATGCGAATCGCCCAAATCGCTCCGTTGCACGAAGCGGTCCCCCCGAAGCTGTACGGTGGTACCGAGCGAGTGGTGTCCTACCTCACCGAAGCACTTGTCGAGATGGGGCATGACGTCACGCTCTTCGCGAGCGGCGATTCGCAAACCTCCGCGAAGCTCGAAGCCTGCTGGCCGCAGGCGCTGCGCCTCGACCCGACGATCCGCGACGTGATGGCACCGCACATGCTGCTGCTCGAGCAGGTGCGCCGCCGCGCGGAAGAGTTCGATGTCCTGCACTGCCACATCGACTATTACCCGTTCTCGCTGTTCTCGCGCCAGCCGGTCCCGCACCTGACGACGATGCACGGCCGTCTCGACCTGCCGGAACTGCAGCCGATCTTCAACGCGTTCAGCGACGTGCCGGTCGTGTCGATCTCCGACAACCAGCGCATCCCGCTGCAGCAGGCGAACTGGTTGTCGACCGTCTACCACGGCCTGCCGGAAAACCTGCTGACGCCGATCCCGAACGTGAAGCCGAGCTATCTCGCGTTCCTCGGCCGCATCTCGCCGGAGAAGCGCGTCGACACGGCGATCCGCATCGCCGAGCAGGCCGGCCTGCCGATCAAGATCGCCGCGAAGCTCGACAAGGCCGACCGCGCGTACTACGAAGAAAAGATCAAGCCGCTGTTCGCGCTGCCGCACGTCGAGTACATCGGCGAAATCAGCGAGTCCGAAAAGACCGAATTCCTCGGCAACGCGCACGCGCTGCTGTTCCCGATCGACTGGCCGGAGCCCTTCGGCCTGGTGATGATCGAGGCGATGGCCTGCGGCACGCCGGTGATCGCGTTCAAGCGCGGCTCGGTGCCGGAAGTGATCGACAACGGCGTGTCGGGCTTCGTCGTCGAAGACGAACTGTCGGCCGTCGCGGCGCTCAAGCGCCTCGATACGCTGCCGCGCGAGAAGGTCCGCGCCGCGTTCGAAGCACGTTTCTCGTCGAAGGTGATGGCGCAGAACTACGTGAAGGGCTATGAGGAACTGCTGCGCCAGAAGCGCCGCACGGTGCTCCGCGAAGTCAACGCCGGCTGA